A window of the Callospermophilus lateralis isolate mCalLat2 chromosome 7, mCalLat2.hap1, whole genome shotgun sequence genome harbors these coding sequences:
- the Naxe gene encoding NAD(P)H-hydrate epimerase isoform X1 produces MSGLRALLGFGLLVAGSRLPRVRSQAGACRAGPTWWGTQRLSVGGPRDPEAMASTAVKYLSQEEAQAVDQELFNEYQFSVDQLMELAGLSCATAIAKAYPSSSMARSPPTVLVICGPGNNGGDGLVCARHLKLFGYQPTIYYPKRPNKPLFTALVTQCQKMDIPFLGEMPPEPMMIDELYELVVDAIFGFSFKGDVREPFRSILSVLSGLTVPIASIDIPSGWDVEKGNTGGIQPDLLISLTAPKKSATQFTGRYHYLGGRFVPPALEKKYQLNLPSYPDTECVYRLQ; encoded by the exons ATGTCGGGGCTGCGGGCGCTGCTGGGCTTCGGGCTGCTGGTTGCCGGCTCACGCCTGCCTCGAGTCAGAAGTCAGGCCGGCGCCTGCCGCGCGGGCCCCACGTGGTGGGGAACGCAGCGGCTGAGCGTGGGTGGGCCCCGGGACCCAGAGGCCATGGCGAGCACCGCGGTAAAGTACCTGAG CCAGGAGGAGGCCCAGGCCGTGGACCAGGAGTTGTTCAACGAGTACCAGTTCAGCGTGGACCAACTTATGGAGCTGGCTGGGCTGAGCTGCGCTACAGCCATTGCCAAG GCATATCCCTCCTCGTCCATGGCCAGGAGCCCCCCTACTGTCCTGGTCATCTGTGGCCCCGGCAATAACGGAGGAGATGGTTTGGTCTGCGCTAGACATCTCAAGCTCTTT GGTTACCAGCCAACCATCTATTACCCCAAAAGGCCCAACAAACCACTCTTCACTGCACTGGTGACTCAGTGCCAGAAAATGGACATCCCTTTCCTTGGTGAAATGCCCCCAGAG CCCATGATGATTGATGAGCTGTATGAGTTGGTGGTGGATGCCATCTTTGGCTTCAGCTTCAAGGGTGATGTTCGGGAGCCATTCCGCAGCATCCTGAGTGTCCTCAGTGGACTCACTGTGCCGATTGCCAGCATCGACATTCCCTCAG GATGGGATGTGGAGAAGGGAAACACTGGAGGGATCCAGCCAGACTTGCTCATCTCTCTGACAGCACCTAAAAAGTCTGCTACCCAGTTCACTGGTCGTTACCATTACTTGGGAGGTCGTTTTGTACCACCTGCTCTGGAAAAGAAGTATCAGCTGAACCTGCCATCCTACCCGGACACTGAATGCGTCTACCGCCTGCAGTGA
- the Naxe gene encoding NAD(P)H-hydrate epimerase isoform X2 produces the protein MSGLRALLGFGLLVAGSRLPRVRSQAGACRAGPTWWGTQRLSVGGPRDPEAMASTAVKYLSQEEAQAVDQELFNEYQFSVDQLMELAGLSCATAIAKAYPSSSMARSPPTVLVICGPGNNGGDGLVCARHLKLFGYQPTIYYPKRPNKPLFTALVTQCQKMDIPFLGEMPPEPMMIDELYELVVDAIFGFSFKGDVREPFRSILSVLSGLTVPIASIDIPSAPKKSATQFTGRYHYLGGRFVPPALEKKYQLNLPSYPDTECVYRLQ, from the exons ATGTCGGGGCTGCGGGCGCTGCTGGGCTTCGGGCTGCTGGTTGCCGGCTCACGCCTGCCTCGAGTCAGAAGTCAGGCCGGCGCCTGCCGCGCGGGCCCCACGTGGTGGGGAACGCAGCGGCTGAGCGTGGGTGGGCCCCGGGACCCAGAGGCCATGGCGAGCACCGCGGTAAAGTACCTGAG CCAGGAGGAGGCCCAGGCCGTGGACCAGGAGTTGTTCAACGAGTACCAGTTCAGCGTGGACCAACTTATGGAGCTGGCTGGGCTGAGCTGCGCTACAGCCATTGCCAAG GCATATCCCTCCTCGTCCATGGCCAGGAGCCCCCCTACTGTCCTGGTCATCTGTGGCCCCGGCAATAACGGAGGAGATGGTTTGGTCTGCGCTAGACATCTCAAGCTCTTT GGTTACCAGCCAACCATCTATTACCCCAAAAGGCCCAACAAACCACTCTTCACTGCACTGGTGACTCAGTGCCAGAAAATGGACATCCCTTTCCTTGGTGAAATGCCCCCAGAG CCCATGATGATTGATGAGCTGTATGAGTTGGTGGTGGATGCCATCTTTGGCTTCAGCTTCAAGGGTGATGTTCGGGAGCCATTCCGCAGCATCCTGAGTGTCCTCAGTGGACTCACTGTGCCGATTGCCAGCATCGACATTCCCTCAG CACCTAAAAAGTCTGCTACCCAGTTCACTGGTCGTTACCATTACTTGGGAGGTCGTTTTGTACCACCTGCTCTGGAAAAGAAGTATCAGCTGAACCTGCCATCCTACCCGGACACTGAATGCGTCTACCGCCTGCAGTGA
- the Gpatch4 gene encoding G patch domain-containing protein 4 produces MSITPEVKSRGMKFAEEQLLKHGWTQGKGLGRKENGITQAIKVTLKQDTHGVGHDPAKEFTNHWWNELFNKTAANLVVETGQDGVQIRRLSKETTHNHPKPNMLYQKFVKTATLTSGGEKPDRNLESGSDDDSQGPRPPKILTDEMLLQACEGRTAHKAARLGITMKAKLARLEAQEQAFLAHLKGQVSEASQPQSESQPPNPPKKKRKQKEPRATEQSVDEEHPEHTEHSTRKSKKKKRRHQEEEVSDERGSGEDEAVGPRGLKEPGSREQARQSLKKRKKKKRHHREGEEGEEETGVLGGEGRGRDPANGVGRKEVTSRAHRDPCRRDKKKKKQQLHEEDLSVADGDREETALEGAAREAGSPPCGNRSKKKRQQCRKEEEVSEVSCEGGNDRTEEIENRGKKRRRQQLREERRRVSTDQSTTKKKHKKRD; encoded by the exons ATGAGCATCACCCCAGAGGTCAAGAGTCGTGGGATGAAGTTTGCTGAGGAGCAGCTGCTAAAGCATGGATGGACTCAAG GCAAAGGACTAGGCCGGAAGGAGAATGGCATCACCCAGGCCATCAAGGTGACTCTGAAGCAAGATACTCATGGG GTGGGACACGATCCTGCCAAGGAGTTCACAAACCACTGGTGGAATGAGCTTTTCAACAAGACTGCAGCCAACTTGGTAGTAGAAACTGGGCAG GACGGAGTGCAGATAAGACGCCTTTCCAAGGAGACCACTCATAATCATCCCAAGCCTAACATGCTGTATCAGAAGTTCGTGAAG ACGGCCACGCTGACTTCGGGTGGAGAGAAGCCAGACAGAAACTTGGAGAGCGGCAGTGATGATGACAGCCAGGGGCCCAGGCCCCCAAAGAT CCTGACTGATGAGATGCTGCTCCAGGCTTGTGAGGGGCGAACAGCACACAA GGCTGCACGTCTTGGGATCACAATGAaggccaagcttgctcggctagaGGCCCAGGAGCAGGCCTTCCTGGCTCATCTTAAAGGCCAGGTCTCTGAGGCCTCTCAGCCACAGTCTGAAAGCCAGCCTCCCAACcctccaaaaaagaaaaggaaacagaaagagCCTAGAGCAACTGAGCAGAGTGTGGATGAGGAGCACCCAGAACACACTGAGCACAGCACCAGGAAaagcaaaaagaagaaaagacgACATCAAGAAGAAGAGGTCTCAGATGAGAGAGGGAGTGGAGAGGACGAGGCCGTGGGGCCCAGGGGGCTCAAGGAACCCGGGAGCAGAGAGCAAGCCCGTCAGTCTCttaagaaaaggaagaagaagaagaggcatCACCGtgaaggggaggagggggaggaagagacGGGGGTgttgggtggagaaggaagagggAGGGATCCTGCAAATGGTGTCGGGAGAAAGGAGGTGACGAGCAGAGCGCACAGGGACCCCTGCCGCagagacaagaaaaagaaaaagcagcagCTGCATGAGGAGGACTTGAGCGTGGCTGATGGGGACAGGGAGGAGACTGCTCTAGAGGGTGCAGCCAGGGAAGCAGGAAGCCCGCCCTGTGGTAACAGAAGCAAGAAGAAGAGACAGCAGTGCAGGAAAGAGGAGGAGGTCTCGGAGGTAAGCTGTGAAGGTGGCAATGACAGGACTGAGGaaatagagaacagaggtaagAAGAGGAGGCGGCAGCAACTCAGGGAGGAGAGAAGGCGAGTCAGCACTGACCAGAGCaccacaaagaagaaacacaagaaGAGAGactga